The following are from one region of the Hymenobacter sp. YIM 151858-1 genome:
- a CDS encoding alpha/beta fold hydrolase gives MKPTLLLLHGALGSAAQLEPLAQRLAADFEVHSFSFSGHGGRELHPEQFNMTHFAAEVSYFLAEHHLDNVHVFGYSMGGYAAILSAVSDPGRIRSITTLGTKFDWSPEVAAREVQMLDADKMQAKVPQFVEHLQRTHGPGNWQAVVTSTAAMMQELGTAPALHELNLSALAIPVQVLVGDGDKTAGVEPSRQFAMYLPTATFEVLPNTPHPFERADLGALTHRIREFAIAAAV, from the coding sequence ATGAAACCCACCCTCCTGCTACTCCACGGCGCCCTAGGTTCGGCGGCTCAGCTCGAGCCCCTGGCCCAGCGGCTGGCGGCCGATTTCGAAGTGCATTCTTTCTCGTTCAGCGGCCACGGCGGGCGCGAGCTGCACCCCGAGCAGTTCAACATGACGCACTTCGCGGCCGAAGTAAGCTACTTTCTGGCCGAGCACCACCTCGACAACGTGCACGTATTCGGCTACAGCATGGGCGGCTACGCGGCCATCCTGAGCGCGGTATCCGACCCCGGCCGCATCCGTTCCATCACTACCCTAGGTACCAAATTCGATTGGTCGCCGGAGGTAGCGGCCCGGGAGGTGCAGATGCTGGACGCGGATAAGATGCAAGCCAAAGTGCCGCAGTTTGTGGAGCACCTGCAGCGCACCCACGGCCCCGGCAACTGGCAAGCGGTGGTAACCTCCACCGCCGCCATGATGCAGGAACTGGGCACCGCCCCGGCCCTGCACGAGCTAAACCTTTCGGCGCTGGCCATTCCGGTGCAGGTGCTGGTAGGCGACGGCGACAAAACCGCCGGCGTGGAGCCCTCGCGGCAGTTTGCCATGTACTTGCCCACGGCCACCTTCGAGGTACTGCCGAATACGCCGCACCCCTTTGAGCGCGCCGACCTAGGGGCGCTGACGCACCGCATCCGGGAGTTTGCCATAGCGGCGGCTGTTTAG
- a CDS encoding UDP-N-acetylmuramate--L-alanine ligase, with translation MALPNYRRVHLIAVGGSIMHNLALALHRQGIHVTGSDDEIFDPARTRLQQAGLLPEQMGWDAARITDDLDAVIVGMHARPDNPELHRAQELGLRIFSFPEFIYEASRDKQRIVIGGSHGKTSITSIILHVLRHHGLKFDYAVGAQLEGFDLMVKLTDDAPIIIIEGDEYLSSPVDRRPKFHLYQHHIGVISGISWDHINVFPTEEIYREQFAIFARMTPKAGVLIYDRDDEQAQLVSVPSNPDVKYVGYGPHEHVIKNGVTSLVTKKDELVPIQVFGEHNLRNISAAKEVCKQLGIKGKDFYEAVATFKGAARRLELVKQGATSVVYKDFAHAPSKLKATSAALKKQYPQRRLIACLELHTFSSLNPDFLPQYEGTFDAPDVAVVYFNPQVLAHKRLPPLSDLQVAEAFHRADLRVFTDSSKLAAYLQEQNWQNTNLLMMTSGTFDGIDLGKLASEVTGN, from the coding sequence ATGGCCTTACCAAACTATCGGCGCGTCCACCTGATTGCGGTGGGCGGCAGCATTATGCACAACCTGGCCTTGGCACTGCACCGCCAAGGCATACACGTAACCGGCTCCGACGACGAGATTTTCGATCCGGCGCGAACCCGCCTGCAGCAAGCCGGCCTATTGCCCGAGCAAATGGGCTGGGATGCCGCCCGCATCACCGACGACCTCGACGCGGTAATCGTGGGCATGCACGCCCGCCCCGATAACCCGGAGCTGCACCGCGCCCAGGAGCTGGGTTTGCGCATTTTCTCCTTCCCCGAGTTTATTTACGAGGCCTCCAGGGATAAGCAGCGCATCGTAATTGGCGGCTCGCACGGCAAAACCAGCATTACCAGCATCATTCTGCACGTGCTGCGCCACCACGGCCTCAAGTTCGACTACGCCGTTGGGGCCCAGCTCGAAGGCTTCGATTTGATGGTGAAGCTCACCGACGACGCACCCATCATTATCATCGAAGGCGACGAGTACCTCTCCTCGCCCGTGGATCGGCGACCGAAGTTTCACCTGTACCAGCACCACATCGGGGTGATTTCGGGCATCAGCTGGGACCACATCAACGTGTTTCCGACCGAAGAAATCTACCGCGAGCAGTTTGCCATTTTTGCCCGCATGACGCCCAAAGCCGGCGTGCTCATCTACGACCGCGACGACGAGCAGGCGCAGTTGGTAAGCGTGCCCTCCAACCCCGATGTGAAGTACGTGGGCTACGGCCCGCACGAGCACGTTATCAAGAACGGCGTCACCTCGCTGGTTACCAAGAAAGACGAGCTGGTGCCCATTCAGGTGTTCGGCGAGCACAACCTGCGCAACATTTCGGCGGCCAAAGAGGTGTGCAAGCAGCTCGGCATCAAGGGCAAAGACTTTTACGAAGCCGTGGCCACGTTTAAGGGCGCGGCCCGCCGCCTCGAGCTGGTAAAGCAAGGCGCTACCTCGGTGGTGTACAAAGATTTTGCGCACGCGCCCTCCAAGCTCAAGGCTACCTCGGCAGCGCTCAAGAAGCAGTACCCGCAGCGCCGCCTGATTGCCTGCCTGGAGCTGCACACCTTCAGCTCGCTGAACCCCGATTTCCTGCCCCAGTACGAAGGCACCTTCGACGCGCCCGACGTGGCCGTGGTGTACTTCAACCCGCAGGTGCTGGCCCACAAGCGCCTGCCTCCGCTCAGCGACCTGCAGGTGGCCGAGGCCTTCCACCGCGCCGATTTGCGTGTGTTTACCGACAGCAGCAAACTTGCGGCGTATCTGCAGGAGCAAAACTGGCAAAACACCAACCTGCTGATGATGACCTCGGGCACCTTCGACGGCATCGACCTGGGCAAGCTGGCCAGCGAGGTAACCGGCAACTAA
- the dnaB gene encoding replicative DNA helicase — MDESNSRVKQLAARAHKAWNKPVVATNPTGKLPPQALDLESAVLGALMLEKDALTSVIDILKPKSFYKEAHQQIFQAILSLFDKTEPIDILTVTQELRAMGALEMAGGPQYVASLTYRIQSAANIETHARIITEHAIKRELIAIASNVHRDAYEDTMDVFNLLDQTEQALFEVSESNIRKNFDDMRSLMGKAIKELEEKSKQTGGLTGVTSGMVALDRVTSGWQKSDLVIIAARPAMGKTAFVLSCMRNAAVLDKKAVAFFSLEMSSIQLVNRLISAEAELDSEKIKKGNLADYEWQQLNHKIATLSNAPIFIDDTPGLSIRELRTKCRRLKSHHDIQMIIIDYLQLMTGNGDGKPGGNREQEIASISRALKGIAKELNIPVIALSQLSRSVETRGGDKRPQLSDLRESGSIEQDADMVMFLYRPEYYGITEDEMGNPTQGVGEVIIAKHRNGGLDTVPLKFIGRFTKFSDLDSGGFAPEAANYNTGQLPASNFDSGFEDDPGFAPNTIRLGSRMNDLGASPQPFPKSNFGNEDPPF, encoded by the coding sequence ATGGACGAAAGCAACAGCCGCGTTAAGCAACTGGCCGCCAGGGCCCACAAAGCCTGGAACAAGCCCGTTGTAGCCACCAACCCAACCGGCAAGCTCCCCCCGCAAGCCCTCGATCTGGAGTCGGCCGTGCTGGGAGCCCTGATGCTCGAAAAAGATGCCCTCACCAGCGTTATCGACATCCTGAAGCCCAAAAGCTTTTACAAGGAGGCGCACCAACAGATCTTTCAGGCCATTTTGTCGCTGTTCGACAAAACCGAGCCCATCGATATCCTGACGGTAACGCAGGAGCTGCGTGCCATGGGGGCGTTGGAAATGGCCGGGGGCCCGCAGTACGTAGCCTCGCTTACGTACCGCATTCAGTCGGCGGCCAACATCGAAACGCACGCCCGCATCATTACGGAGCACGCCATTAAGCGCGAGCTGATTGCCATTGCCTCCAATGTGCACCGCGACGCCTACGAGGACACGATGGACGTGTTTAACCTGCTCGACCAAACCGAGCAGGCCTTGTTCGAGGTGTCGGAGTCGAACATCCGGAAGAACTTCGACGACATGCGCAGCCTGATGGGCAAAGCCATCAAGGAGCTGGAAGAGAAGAGCAAGCAAACCGGCGGCCTTACCGGCGTAACCTCCGGCATGGTGGCGCTGGACCGCGTCACGTCGGGCTGGCAAAAGTCGGATCTGGTGATTATTGCGGCGCGCCCGGCCATGGGTAAAACCGCTTTCGTGCTCTCGTGCATGCGCAATGCGGCCGTGCTCGATAAGAAAGCCGTGGCGTTCTTCTCGCTCGAAATGTCCTCGATTCAGCTGGTAAACCGTCTGATTTCGGCGGAAGCGGAGCTGGATTCGGAGAAGATCAAGAAGGGCAACCTGGCCGATTACGAGTGGCAGCAGCTCAACCACAAAATTGCCACGCTCTCGAACGCGCCCATTTTCATCGACGATACGCCCGGCCTGAGCATTCGGGAGCTGCGCACGAAGTGCCGCCGCCTGAAGTCGCACCACGACATTCAGATGATCATCATCGACTACCTGCAGCTGATGACCGGCAACGGCGACGGCAAGCCGGGCGGCAACCGCGAACAGGAAATTGCCTCGATTTCGCGCGCGCTCAAGGGTATTGCCAAGGAGCTGAACATCCCGGTAATCGCGCTGTCGCAGCTTTCGCGCTCGGTTGAAACCCGTGGCGGCGACAAGCGCCCGCAGCTGAGCGACCTTCGCGAATCGGGCTCGATCGAGCAGGACGCCGACATGGTAATGTTCCTGTACCGCCCCGAGTACTACGGCATTACCGAAGACGAAATGGGCAACCCCACGCAGGGCGTAGGCGAGGTAATCATTGCCAAGCACCGTAACGGCGGCCTCGATACGGTTCCGCTGAAGTTTATCGGCCGCTTTACCAAGTTCTCGGACCTCGACAGCGGTGGCTTTGCGCCCGAAGCGGCCAACTACAACACCGGCCAACTGCCCGCCAGCAACTTCGACAGCGGCTTTGAGGACGACCCGGGCTTCGCGCCGAACACCATCCGCTTGGGTTCGCGCATGAACGACCTGGGTGCCTCGCCCCAGCCCTTCCCGAAGAGCAACTTCGGCAACGAGGATCCGCCGTTTTAA
- a CDS encoding PepSY-associated TM helix domain-containing protein translates to MKVLFRNIHLYLSLISGLVIAVVCFTGAVLVFEKELEQAFNPERYFVAQPGTQRLSPEQMVAAVQAQVPQAKVASIKLYADPMRTAEVNLAGGPGGKEGGKEGAMRGSQGGEKRAGAPAEQGAKAGKEGKGEKGGKGGGEGGRGPVYFVNPYTGAVVGPYVYRETFFYAMMALHRGMVGGPVGKLIVGVSTLMFLFIIATGLVLWFPATGKVLKQRLTVKWDASWKRLNHDLHIVLGFYSALFLFVFAFTGLAWSFEWFNNGIFAVTSSNPKGPEAPKSEVLLSGGKLGFNQAYAVAQQQVPNALSYAIAMPKDSAEAVRVMTTTANAAYEGATDELYLDQYTGRPLGKLAFADRNLGQRVRRTLKPVHTGAIYGTPSKIIALVVCVLGVTFPVTGVILWLNRLKKERKKQRKAALVSA, encoded by the coding sequence ATGAAGGTTCTTTTCCGCAACATCCACCTTTACCTGAGCCTGATTTCGGGGCTGGTTATTGCCGTTGTGTGCTTTACGGGCGCCGTGCTCGTGTTCGAGAAAGAGCTCGAGCAGGCATTTAACCCCGAGCGCTACTTCGTCGCGCAGCCAGGCACGCAGCGCCTCTCGCCCGAGCAAATGGTAGCGGCCGTGCAGGCGCAGGTGCCCCAGGCCAAGGTGGCCAGCATTAAGCTCTACGCCGACCCCATGCGCACCGCCGAGGTAAACCTGGCCGGTGGCCCCGGCGGTAAAGAGGGTGGTAAGGAAGGTGCCATGCGCGGCAGCCAGGGCGGCGAGAAGCGCGCAGGCGCCCCTGCCGAACAAGGCGCGAAAGCCGGCAAAGAAGGCAAAGGTGAGAAGGGCGGCAAAGGCGGTGGCGAAGGCGGCCGTGGCCCGGTTTACTTCGTGAACCCCTACACCGGCGCCGTGGTAGGCCCCTACGTGTACCGCGAAACGTTCTTCTACGCCATGATGGCGCTGCACCGCGGCATGGTGGGCGGCCCCGTGGGCAAGCTGATCGTGGGCGTGAGCACCCTCATGTTCCTGTTCATCATCGCCACGGGTTTGGTGCTGTGGTTCCCGGCTACCGGCAAGGTGCTCAAGCAGCGCCTCACCGTTAAGTGGGATGCCAGCTGGAAGCGCCTCAACCACGATCTGCACATTGTGCTGGGCTTCTACTCGGCCTTGTTCCTGTTCGTGTTTGCTTTCACGGGTTTGGCGTGGTCGTTCGAGTGGTTCAACAACGGCATCTTCGCCGTTACCAGCTCCAACCCCAAAGGCCCCGAAGCACCCAAATCGGAAGTGCTGCTGAGCGGCGGCAAGCTGGGCTTCAACCAGGCCTATGCCGTGGCCCAACAGCAAGTGCCCAACGCCCTGTCGTACGCCATTGCCATGCCCAAAGACTCGGCCGAAGCCGTGCGCGTGATGACCACCACCGCCAACGCCGCCTACGAAGGTGCCACCGACGAGCTGTACCTCGACCAATACACCGGCCGCCCCCTAGGTAAGCTCGCCTTCGCGGACCGTAACCTGGGCCAGCGCGTGCGCCGCACCTTAAAGCCGGTGCACACGGGCGCCATTTACGGCACGCCCTCCAAAATTATTGCCCTGGTGGTGTGCGTGCTGGGCGTTACGTTCCCGGTTACGGGCGTAATCCTGTGGCTGAACCGCCTGAAGAAGGAGCGCAAAAAGCAGCGCAAGGCTGCCCTGGTTTCCGCCTGA
- a CDS encoding TonB-dependent receptor, which yields MRRTLPLLLLVSAPAAVTAQSLLAYNNHPSDQPTNSPYVAHGQVVGRVVLADGQAAEQVSVMVKGTTIGTSTDADGSFRLRLPSGKQTLAVAFLGYVTQEIEVEVPNRSTLSLNTITLAKSAQQLTEVRITETRSINQRPTGVSKMPIRPLDLPQAVLSVNQETLERQQVLRLSDAIVNTPGLYVMAATGGTQEELGGRGFAYGSNNTFKNGVRFNNGIMPEASSLESMEVLKGSTAILYGNVSAGGALNLITKKPKFERGGSVALRTGSFGFWKPMVDVYGAVGQSDKVAYRLNTTYEQGNSFRDGVQSERFYVNPSLLFKLTPKTDLVLEGDHLRDNRTPDFGVGAIDYQVLESRTRFLNLGNARNAASQTSATATLTSRLSNTWQVRGVAGFQRYEVEQRSAARPTNINNGKTNPALRGNWTRNLQRSQNAENYFLGQLDLTGSFHTGFLGHTLLLGADADQYQTRTISYVAAPFDNINVLDLGRELSRPAGAVSGYNDLKRNQLTLGNTRRAGFYAQDLLSISEKLKVLAGLRWSYQETPSDVYTYATGKFDENRRFDNAFSPRVGLVYQPIKNTSLFASYANSFQPNTGRDANGASLAPSTFDQYEVGVKNDLFNGALSANVTAYRIVNSNLAQTYLGPLYQADGSPVLNADGTVKMNLDANIKELAGEVTSKGLELDVQSKPYLGWSVIAGYSYNMTTYTRSNIYEVGSRLRYNPAHTANLSLFYTFEHSLLKGLNAGVTGYYMGDKVAGRNTRLYNPADGKPWPASTGDAFQLIEVPNYLLFDASLGYTYNRFSLRLKLANLLNELSYNMHDDNSVNPIAPRNYSATFSFKI from the coding sequence ATGCGCCGCACCCTCCCCCTCCTGCTTCTGGTTTCTGCTCCGGCAGCCGTTACTGCCCAATCGTTACTGGCTTATAACAACCACCCCTCCGACCAACCCACCAACTCGCCTTATGTAGCCCACGGCCAGGTGGTAGGCCGCGTGGTGCTGGCCGATGGCCAGGCGGCCGAGCAGGTTTCGGTGATGGTGAAGGGCACCACCATCGGCACCAGCACCGATGCCGATGGGTCGTTTCGCCTGCGCCTGCCCAGCGGCAAGCAAACCCTGGCAGTGGCCTTTTTGGGGTATGTAACCCAGGAAATTGAGGTGGAGGTGCCCAACCGCAGCACCCTCAGCCTGAACACGATTACGCTGGCCAAAAGCGCGCAGCAGCTTACTGAGGTGCGCATTACCGAGACGCGCTCCATCAACCAGCGCCCCACCGGCGTGAGCAAGATGCCCATCCGCCCGCTCGATTTGCCGCAGGCAGTGCTCAGCGTCAACCAGGAAACGCTGGAACGCCAGCAGGTGCTGCGCCTTAGCGACGCCATCGTGAACACGCCGGGCCTGTACGTGATGGCAGCCACCGGCGGCACCCAGGAAGAGTTGGGCGGCCGCGGCTTTGCCTACGGCTCGAACAACACCTTCAAAAACGGGGTGCGTTTCAACAACGGCATCATGCCCGAGGCGTCGTCGCTGGAGAGCATGGAGGTCTTGAAGGGCAGCACCGCCATTTTGTACGGCAACGTGTCGGCCGGCGGCGCCCTCAACCTGATTACCAAAAAGCCCAAGTTCGAGCGCGGCGGTTCGGTGGCCCTGCGCACCGGCTCCTTTGGTTTCTGGAAACCGATGGTGGATGTGTACGGCGCCGTGGGCCAGAGCGATAAAGTGGCCTACCGCCTGAACACCACCTACGAGCAAGGCAACAGCTTCCGCGACGGGGTGCAATCGGAGCGTTTCTACGTAAATCCCTCGCTGCTCTTTAAGCTGACGCCCAAAACCGATCTGGTGCTGGAGGGCGACCACCTGCGCGACAACCGCACGCCCGATTTCGGGGTGGGCGCCATCGATTACCAGGTGCTGGAATCGCGCACGCGCTTTCTCAACCTAGGCAACGCCCGCAACGCTGCCAGCCAAACCAGCGCAACCGCTACGCTCACCAGCCGCCTCAGCAACACCTGGCAGGTGCGGGGCGTGGCCGGCTTCCAGCGTTACGAGGTGGAGCAGCGCAGCGCCGCCCGCCCCACCAACATTAACAATGGCAAAACCAACCCGGCCCTGCGCGGCAACTGGACGCGCAACCTGCAGCGCAGCCAAAACGCCGAAAACTACTTCCTGGGTCAGCTCGATCTGACGGGCTCGTTCCACACCGGTTTTCTGGGCCACACCCTGCTGCTCGGGGCCGATGCCGACCAGTACCAGACGCGCACGATTTCGTACGTGGCGGCCCCCTTCGACAACATCAACGTGCTCGACCTAGGCCGCGAGCTGAGCCGCCCGGCCGGCGCCGTGAGCGGCTACAACGACCTGAAGCGCAACCAGCTGACGCTGGGCAACACCCGCCGCGCCGGTTTCTACGCACAGGATTTGCTCAGCATCAGCGAGAAGCTGAAAGTGCTGGCGGGCCTGCGCTGGAGCTACCAGGAAACGCCCAGCGACGTGTACACCTACGCTACGGGCAAATTCGACGAAAATCGCCGCTTCGACAACGCCTTCTCGCCCCGCGTGGGCCTGGTGTACCAGCCCATCAAGAATACCTCGCTGTTTGCCTCGTACGCCAACTCTTTTCAGCCCAACACCGGCCGCGACGCCAACGGCGCCTCGCTGGCGCCTTCTACCTTCGATCAGTACGAGGTGGGCGTAAAGAACGACCTGTTCAACGGCGCGCTGTCGGCCAACGTAACGGCCTACCGCATCGTCAACAGCAACCTGGCCCAAACCTACCTAGGGCCGCTGTACCAGGCCGATGGCTCGCCGGTGCTCAACGCCGACGGCACGGTTAAAATGAACCTCGATGCCAACATTAAGGAACTGGCCGGCGAGGTAACCAGCAAAGGCCTGGAGCTGGATGTGCAAAGCAAGCCTTACCTGGGGTGGTCGGTTATTGCGGGCTACAGCTACAACATGACGACCTACACCCGCAGCAACATCTACGAAGTAGGCAGCCGCCTGCGCTACAACCCCGCGCACACCGCCAACCTCAGCCTGTTCTACACCTTCGAGCACTCCTTGCTGAAGGGCCTGAACGCCGGCGTAACCGGCTACTACATGGGCGACAAAGTAGCGGGCCGCAACACGCGCCTCTACAACCCCGCCGACGGCAAGCCCTGGCCGGCCAGCACCGGCGATGCGTTCCAGCTGATCGAGGTGCCCAACTACCTGCTGTTCGATGCCTCGCTGGGCTACACCTACAACCGTTTTTCGTTGCGCCTGAAACTTGCCAACTTGCTGAACGAGTTGAGCTACAACATGCACGACGACAACAGCGTGAACCCCATTGCGCCGCGTAACTACTCGGCCACCTTCTCCTTCAAAATCTAA
- a CDS encoding Crp/Fnr family transcriptional regulator has product MNLRSADVLRAYFAERLPLSEAQLTAVEALFEPRVLRRHEVLHRAGEVARVGAFVARGCLRAFVVDAKGKEHVVQFAPEHWWIADQNSLHRREPAMFAIDAVEESEVLLFDAAFYRKLSQITPAFPEFFTTLLQNNMRTMQKRLVLALSATGEERYLDFVQTYPTLAQRLPQRLIAAYLGVTPESLSRIRRELAGH; this is encoded by the coding sequence ATGAACCTAAGGTCGGCCGACGTACTGCGAGCCTATTTTGCCGAGCGGCTACCGCTCAGCGAAGCCCAGCTCACCGCCGTAGAAGCCTTGTTCGAGCCGCGCGTGCTGCGCCGCCACGAGGTGCTGCACCGCGCCGGCGAGGTGGCCCGGGTGGGGGCTTTTGTGGCGCGGGGCTGCTTGCGGGCGTTTGTGGTTGACGCCAAAGGCAAGGAGCACGTGGTGCAGTTTGCGCCCGAGCATTGGTGGATTGCCGACCAAAACAGCCTGCACCGCCGCGAGCCGGCCATGTTTGCCATCGATGCCGTGGAGGAATCGGAGGTGTTGCTCTTCGACGCGGCCTTTTACCGCAAGCTCAGCCAGATTACGCCCGCCTTCCCGGAGTTCTTTACCACGCTGCTGCAGAACAACATGCGCACCATGCAAAAACGACTGGTGCTCGCGCTGAGCGCCACGGGCGAGGAGCGCTACCTCGACTTTGTGCAGACCTACCCGACGCTGGCGCAACGCCTGCCCCAGCGCCTGATTGCGGCGTACCTGGGCGTAACGCCGGAGTCGCTGAGCCGCATCCGCCGCGAGCTGGCCGGGCACTGA
- the ygiD gene encoding 4,5-DOPA-extradiol-dioxygenase — MDRKTFLKALAVLPIASAMNLQDLRTATSSFQKSSKMPVLFIGHGSPMNALEDNAFTRMLRRQGEAIRQRQVPNAILVVSAHWLTRGSFVTLNERPETIHDFGGFPPELFAMQYPAPGAPAYARQAMALVPDLHGSDEWGLDHGTWTVLHHLFPEANVPVFQLSLDFYKTPAQHFALAAQLQELRMRGVLIVGSGNVVHNLRQSMPKLMSGDAQPYAWAAEFDEWVKQRIDRREFSSLFDVQNAGASGALAVPTPDHYWPLLYTLALADKDEPIAHLFEEVSYGGISMRTVAVG, encoded by the coding sequence ATGGACCGCAAGACTTTCCTGAAAGCCCTGGCTGTGCTGCCCATTGCTTCTGCTATGAACCTGCAAGACCTCCGTACCGCCACCTCGTCGTTTCAGAAAAGCAGCAAAATGCCGGTGCTGTTCATCGGGCACGGCTCGCCCATGAACGCGCTCGAAGACAACGCCTTTACGCGCATGCTGCGCCGGCAGGGCGAGGCAATCCGGCAGCGGCAGGTGCCCAACGCCATTCTGGTGGTATCGGCGCACTGGCTTACCCGCGGCTCGTTCGTGACGCTGAACGAGCGGCCCGAAACCATCCACGACTTCGGCGGCTTTCCGCCGGAGCTGTTTGCCATGCAGTACCCCGCGCCCGGCGCGCCCGCGTACGCCCGGCAGGCCATGGCGCTGGTGCCCGATTTGCACGGCTCCGACGAATGGGGCCTCGACCACGGCACCTGGACGGTGCTGCACCACCTCTTTCCGGAGGCCAACGTGCCCGTGTTTCAGCTGAGCCTCGACTTCTACAAAACGCCCGCGCAGCATTTTGCCTTGGCCGCCCAGCTGCAGGAGCTGCGCATGCGCGGCGTGCTGATTGTGGGCTCGGGCAACGTGGTGCACAACCTGCGCCAGAGCATGCCCAAGCTAATGAGCGGCGACGCGCAGCCCTACGCGTGGGCCGCGGAGTTCGACGAGTGGGTAAAGCAGCGCATCGACCGCCGCGAGTTCAGCAGCCTGTTCGATGTGCAGAATGCCGGTGCCAGCGGAGCCCTTGCGGTGCCTACGCCCGACCACTACTGGCCGCTGCTCTACACCTTAGCCCTGGCCGACAAAGACGAGCCCATTGCGCACCTGTTCGAGGAGGTGTCGTACGGCGGCATCAGCATGCGCACGGTGGCGGTGGGGTAA
- a CDS encoding AMP-dependent synthetase/ligase — protein MRFHRTFEILNQRAAEAPQADCLVAKTGGNWLPLSNQQVQAAADACSLGLRRLGVERGDKVAIISNNRPEWVQADFGIAQLGAVSVPMYPTITVEDYRYIFQDAAVKVVLVSDRKLYARVKEALKDLEQAPEHVFTFDQVPGARHFDELLALGKQAGAGELEPLKAAVQPDDLLTLIYTSGTTGRPKGVMLSHANILSNCHSLREFIPVVPGEKALSFLPLSHIFERTATFLYLKLGLAVYYAEGLEVIADNLREVQPQVFTTVPRLLEKIYDKIVAKGQTLEGLKKKLFFWSLDLGLRYDPQRNLGPVYNAQLAVANKLVFSKWREALGNQVKCIISGGGALQPRLARVFWAAGIHVMEGYGLTETSPVIAACRYNREDNMPGTVGPVIPGVEVKIAPDGEILTKSPSVMKGYYNRPDLTAEVIDQEGWFHTGDIGEFVNGRFLKITDRKKEMFKTSGGKYVAPQVIENKLKESPLIEQAMVVGDGQKYAAALLVPAFEELRSWAKQQQLSFANDAALVAHERVQKLYKELVQQYNAAFAQWEQVKKVALLHNPWTVETGELTPTMKLKRKIISAKNEQRIAGLFQ, from the coding sequence ATGCGCTTTCATCGCACTTTCGAAATCCTGAATCAGCGCGCCGCCGAAGCCCCGCAGGCTGATTGCCTCGTGGCCAAAACCGGCGGCAACTGGCTGCCCCTGAGCAACCAACAGGTGCAGGCCGCAGCCGATGCCTGCAGCCTGGGCCTGCGCCGCCTAGGCGTGGAGCGCGGCGATAAGGTGGCCATCATCTCGAACAACCGGCCCGAGTGGGTGCAGGCCGATTTCGGTATTGCGCAGCTCGGCGCCGTGAGCGTGCCCATGTACCCCACCATTACGGTGGAGGATTACCGCTACATTTTTCAGGATGCGGCCGTGAAAGTGGTGCTGGTGTCGGACCGCAAGCTGTACGCCCGCGTGAAGGAGGCGCTGAAAGACCTGGAGCAAGCGCCCGAGCACGTATTCACCTTCGACCAGGTGCCCGGCGCCCGCCACTTCGACGAGCTGCTGGCCCTAGGTAAGCAGGCCGGTGCGGGCGAGCTGGAGCCGTTGAAAGCCGCCGTGCAGCCCGACGATCTGCTGACGCTCATTTACACCTCGGGCACCACCGGGCGGCCCAAAGGCGTAATGCTCTCGCACGCCAATATCCTGAGCAACTGCCACTCGCTGCGCGAGTTTATACCCGTGGTGCCCGGTGAGAAAGCCCTGAGCTTTCTGCCGCTTTCGCACATCTTCGAGCGCACGGCCACTTTTCTGTACCTGAAGCTGGGTTTGGCCGTGTACTACGCCGAGGGCCTGGAGGTAATTGCCGACAACCTGCGCGAAGTGCAGCCGCAGGTGTTTACCACGGTGCCGCGCCTGCTCGAAAAGATTTACGACAAGATTGTGGCCAAAGGCCAGACGCTCGAAGGCCTGAAGAAAAAGCTGTTCTTCTGGTCGCTTGACCTGGGCCTGCGCTACGACCCGCAACGCAACCTGGGGCCGGTGTACAACGCTCAACTTGCTGTGGCCAACAAGCTGGTGTTCAGCAAGTGGCGCGAAGCGCTAGGTAATCAGGTAAAGTGCATCATCTCGGGCGGCGGGGCGCTGCAGCCGCGGCTGGCGCGGGTGTTTTGGGCGGCCGGTATTCACGTGATGGAAGGTTATGGCCTCACCGAAACCTCGCCGGTAATTGCCGCCTGCCGCTACAACCGCGAGGACAACATGCCCGGCACGGTGGGCCCGGTAATTCCGGGTGTGGAGGTGAAAATTGCGCCCGACGGGGAGATTCTGACCAAGTCGCCGTCGGTGATGAAAGGCTACTACAACCGGCCCGACCTGACGGCCGAGGTGATTGACCAGGAGGGCTGGTTTCACACGGGCGACATCGGCGAGTTCGTCAACGGGCGCTTCCTCAAAATCACCGACCGCAAGAAGGAGATGTTCAAGACCTCGGGCGGCAAGTACGTGGCCCCGCAGGTCATCGAAAACAAGCTCAAGGAGTCCCCGCTCATCGAGCAGGCCATGGTGGTGGGCGACGGGCAGAAATACGCCGCGGCCTTGCTGGTGCCGGCTTTTGAGGAGTTGCGCAGCTGGGCCAAGCAGCAGCAGCTATCGTTTGCCAACGATGCGGCTCTGGTAGCGCACGAGCGGGTGCAAAAGCTCTACAAAGAGCTGGTGCAGCAGTACAACGCCGCCTTTGCCCAGTGGGAGCAGGTGAAAAAAGTAGCCCTGCTGCACAACCCCTGGACGGTGGAAACCGGCGAGCTGACGCCCACCATGAAGCTGAAACGCAAGATCATCAGCGCCAAAAACGAGCAGCGCATTGCCGGGCTGTTTCAGTAG